The Streptomyces sp. NBC_00483 genome contains the following window.
GGTCGCTGTCCGGTTCGGCGACGATCCAGGTGTTGGTGCCGTCGAGGGTCATCGCGGAGGCGTTGGGCGCCAGGACGTTGACCGCGCGGGCGGTGGCGGGGCCGGTGAGGACGACGCCGCGCGGCTGGCCGGGCAGGGCCGCGGCTTCGGTCATGAGGAGGCTCCCCCGTTGCTGTCGCTGTTCCCGGTCGGGATGTGCTTGGTGAACTCGTCGTGTCCCGGCCAGGACAGCACCAGCTCGTCCTCCTCCATGCGCGCCTGCGCGAGTACGGGAGTGAGATCGCGCCCCGCCGCCCCCGCGAGGGCGCCGCGCACGTCGTCGTACGCCTCCAGGGTGCGCAGCGTCGCGATCGTCGGCGGCATCATCGTCAGCTCGCCCCGGTCGTACTCAGCCGCGGCCCGCCCCGGCATGATCCACACCGTGCGGTCGGCCTCGGAGGAGTCGTCGCTGGTGCGCTGGCCCGCCGGGAGCGCGGCCACGAAGAACCACGTGTCGTAGCGGCGCGGCTCGAACTCCGGGGTGATCCAGCGGGCCCACGCGCCGAGCAGATCGGAGCGCAGCACCAGGCCGCGGTTCTCCAGGAACCCGGCGAAGGACAGGTCCCGGTCGATCAGCGCCTGCCGGTCGGCCTGCCACTGCTCGCCCGTCGTGTCGTCGACGACGGTGTCCGGGGTCGGTCCGGCGAGCAGCACGCCCGCCTCCTCGAACGTCTCCCGCACGGCGGCGCAGACGATCGCCTGGGCCTCCCGCTCCGGCACCCCGAGCCGCTCGGCCCACACCTGGAGCGAAGGACCGGCCCAGCGGACCAGCCGGTCGTCGTCGCGCGGGTCGACGCCGCCGCCCGGATACGCGTAGGCGCCCGCCGCGAACTTCATCGACGTACGTCTGCGGAGCATGTGCACCTCGGGGCCACCGGGCGAGGCGTCTCTGAGCAGCATCACGGTGGCCGCGCGGCGCGGAGTCGCGGGTGTGAGCGTGCCGGCGGCGAGGGCACGGATGCGTTCCGGCCACTCCGGGGGATACCACTGCCCATTTGCCATGGCCGGAGGCTAACCGCTGACGGCCGGATGTTCGAGAGGCCGTCCA
Protein-coding sequences here:
- a CDS encoding NUDIX hydrolase, coding for MANGQWYPPEWPERIRALAAGTLTPATPRRAATVMLLRDASPGGPEVHMLRRRTSMKFAAGAYAYPGGGVDPRDDDRLVRWAGPSLQVWAERLGVPEREAQAIVCAAVRETFEEAGVLLAGPTPDTVVDDTTGEQWQADRQALIDRDLSFAGFLENRGLVLRSDLLGAWARWITPEFEPRRYDTWFFVAALPAGQRTSDDSSEADRTVWIMPGRAAAEYDRGELTMMPPTIATLRTLEAYDDVRGALAGAAGRDLTPVLAQARMEEDELVLSWPGHDEFTKHIPTGNSDSNGGASS